The DNA sequence AAAGTTTTAGTGTCGGCGTTCGGGACCTTGATGAACAACATAAACAAATCATCATCATGGTAAACACCTTAATCGACATGAATGACACAAAAGTCGATTCAGAAATTATCTCGGATACATTAACAAAAATGACCCGATACGCCACTGATCATTTTAACAAAGAAGAACAATATATGCTCGAATATAGTTATCCGGAGTATTCATTACAAAAAAAACAACACCAGGAATTTAAGAGAAAAACCGTTGATTTTTGTATGGAAACGATGATCCACAATACGACGGTCCCGATAGCAATATTCACGTATTTAAAATCGTGGTGGACGAACCATATACTGAAAGATGATATGAAGTACAAAAAGTTTTTCAACGAGAGAGGACTAAAGTAATTAAAATCAATTCCTGCATACCATAGTTGTTTATTTCTTCTCTATTTGGACAGTAACATTCGTCCCATTGGAAATAACATCAAACACGGGTGATAGTTTGCTTAATGCCTTTAGTCTTTCCACATTTTCAGCATCTGTCTTTACTTTAAAGTTAACCCGTATGTTTTCGTAACCTTTCCTAACTTCATTTGATAACCCCAAAAAGCCCCGAAGGTCAATATCGCCCTCCAGCTCCGATTCTATCTCATCCAATTTAATACCCCGAATAGCAGCATGGTAGACCATAGTCGAAGTCAGACAGGCTGCCAGTGCATTAAGAAGGTGTTCTACAGGATTAGCGCCAAGATCTTCTCCTGCAAGAACGGGGGGTTCGTCTGCCTCTAAGGTAAACGGTTTATTGTGAGGGATTTTTTTATTAGCACCGCAAAAATCTTTGACAGTCGAGCGGTTATGACCACCATTGATCCATTTGTTATTTATATGAAATTTGAATTTAGCAAGCTCAGGATTGCCTTTTATAGCATTGACC is a window from the Candidatus Jettenia sp. genome containing:
- a CDS encoding bacteriohemerythrin, producing the protein MEKILWGESFSVGVRDLDEQHKQIIIMVNTLIDMNDTKVDSEIISDTLTKMTRYATDHFNKEEQYMLEYSYPEYSLQKKQHQEFKRKTVDFCMETMIHNTTVPIAIFTYLKSWWTNHILKDDMKYKKFFNERGLK
- a CDS encoding OsmC family protein; translation: MTEQKTISEQKLINGVNVSMIEDTVNAIKGNPELAKFKFHINNKWINGGHNRSTVKDFCGANKKIPHNKPFTLEADEPPVLAGEDLGANPVEHLLNALAACLTSTMVYHAAIRGIKLDEIESELEGDIDLRGFLGLSNEVRKGYENIRVNFKVKTDAENVERLKALSKLSPVFDVISNGTNVTVQIEKK